The stretch of DNA CGTCCCGCTGGTCGTCCCCGTGGTCCATGTGGTTCTTGTGGCCGCTGTGCGTCCCGTTCCGTCCGGCCCGGCTGAGAACGACCTCCAGGTGCCCCGTCCGCCACACGCACAGCAGCCACGCCGCGGGGAGTTGCAGCGTGAACAGCGCGTAGACCGCCATCATGGACGCGGTGTCCGCAGGGGCGTCGTCGCCGGCGGCCCACGCCGACAGCCCCGAGCAGGCCAGCAGCATCACCAGGTAGACGAACCCGTCGACCAGGACCACGCGCCAGCGCGGCAGCGCGGCCAGCAGACCCCTGGCCAGAGTCAGGGACGCGGTGGCAGCCACGACGAAGACCGCATTCCACGGGTCCCTCACCCAAAGGGAGGCCCACCCCCCGAGGCCGCTGCCGGAAGCGGCCGTCCACGCCAGGTCCACGGCCGCCCCGGTCAGCCAGGACAGGGCTACGACGGTGAGCGCGTAGGACACGGCGCTGCGCCAGGTGACAGTCACGTCATTCCCCCTTTGGTCACGGGCCGCCCGCGCGGCGGCGGCCCGCTTCACCGATCATTGTCCTCCCCGTGCCCCGGCGACCGGGGCAGGGGCAGGGGCAGGGGCAGGGGCCCCGGTCACGGGCCCCGGGGTCGGAGGCGGGGTCAGTAGCCGCGCGTGTTGTCGGCTCCGGCCCAGGCCGCGCCACCGTGCGCTCCGCGATCCCCAGCTCCCGGGCCAACTCCCGATTGCCCAGGCCCGTTCCGAGCGGCAGAAGCACTTCCCGCTCTCGCCCGGTCAGGCTCTCCAGCCTCCACACCCCGCACCCCGGGTTGTGTCCCGTGCGCCGGTACGAACAGGCTGGATTCACCACATCGGACCGTTTGGTCATGGCGGCCCTCCCTGACCCGGCTTCTCCCAGTAGACCCCCGTGGCCTGGTTGCGGCCGGGACCGATCCCGACCTACCCATCGGTCACCTCGTGAGCACGCCATTACGAAGGCCCCAACCTTCCATTGGGCAAAGGGAGTTGCTCCTGGAATGGGCCCCTTGTGGCGGTGCCTGAACAGCGGCGTTGACGGGCGGAGTGTCCAGTGTCACCACCCGACCGGCCGACCGCGTCCGCCGGGGCGAAGGCGCCGCAGATCACACGCCGTCACCTCGGCAGGCAGGTGTGACGTGTCAGCCCGGCAGCAGCCCGACCCAGCCGGATCGCCGGGTCGAGAATCACAGTCCGTCGACCGCACCCCAGGCTCAGGGTGCCGTCGTCTCCGACTCCAGGCGGGCCCTCGTCGCCGGTCCGTAGACCCCGAGTTCGTCGTCGGTGATACCGCGGGACCACTGGTACGCGCGCACGGACTTCTCCAGCCGGCGGCCGAAGAC from Streptomyces sp. 6-11-2 encodes:
- a CDS encoding LuxR C-terminal-related transcriptional regulator, with the translated sequence MACSRGDRWVGRDRSRPQPGHGGLLGEAGSGRAAMTKRSDVVNPACSYRRTGHNPGCGVWRLESLTGREREVLLPLGTGLGNRELARELGIAERTVARPGPEPTTRAATDPASDPGARDRGPCPCPCPCPGRRGTGRTMIGEAGRRRAGGP